Below is a genomic region from Ancylomarina subtilis.
ATTGGTAAACAATGCCGGATTGGCCGTTGGTGTTTCTCCTATTGAGCAAGGTATAATTGATGATTGGGATCGTATGATTGATACCAATGTAAAAGGTCTTCTTTACGTAACACGATGTGTAAGCCCGTTGATGACTGCCCGAAAAAAAGGTTTAATTGTCAATATTTCTTCTATTGCAGGCAAGGAAGCTTACCCGGGAGGTAATGTTTATTGTGGCACAAAACATGCTGTTGAAGCGATCACCAAAGGAATGAGAATTGATCTGTTACCTCACAATATTCGAGTCAGTTCAATTGCTCCGGGTATGGTTGAAACAGAGTTTTCTCTTGTGCGTTTTAAAGGGGATGAAAACAAAGCGGAACAAGTTTACGAAGGCTTTAGCCCCTTGAAAGCAGAGGATATTGCCGACAGTTTACTTTTTATAGCAACTCGTCCTGAACATGTTTCAATCAACGATATTTTGATCATGCCTTCGGCTCAGGCATCTGCCAGAGATGTCAATCGCAAATAACTAAGAACGATCAACAATTTTTAAGTATCTTTCGTAATCAATAAAATTGTATTATGGAAAAATTGAGCACTTGCAATATCAAGCGTAACAAGAAACTCCTTGTTTCTGACATTATTAAATTTTACGAGACAAGAGGCTATACGCTTATTGATGCGAATGCATACGGAATGACATTGAAAAAGGGATCATGGTGGGGGAATTTGACCTCACTTAATCCCCTTAAATGGCGCACTCTTGTTCGCCTTGATGTCGTTAAAGTTGAAAAAATGGATTACGATCTATTGGCAAAATATAAGTTCAGTTCAGCAGGTCAATTTTCGTCTTCAAAAACAAAGCTCTTTTTCACAAAAGAAGCCGAAGCTTTTAACGAAGCCATGCTTAACTTCAAAGTCGACATTGATGAAATTGAACAGATCGGAAACGAAGCCCGTTTAGAAAACAGAAAAAAACTGCTCGCGTCATTTTTCATGGGTATTCTAATTGCCATTCTTTTAATTTTTGCATTAAAAATATATTTACCTGCAATTCTGCCCATATGGGTTAATTCAGGCATTACTCTGTTGAGTATCGTTTTCTGTAATTATATACTGAACCAACCTAATAAAACCGATAACTAACACAATCGAAAATTCGACCAAAGTTTTCGACGACCAACTCACACTAGAATGAAATTGATTAAACACATTACACTTTTAAGCTTCCTTTTAGGTCTGGCTTATGGATCTTCTATGGCCTGTACCACAGCAGTTATTTCAGGAAAATCGACCAAAGATGGTCGTCCTATTTTGTGGAAACATCGCGACTCAGAAAGCTATCAAAATAAATTACGCCTTTTCAATGATGGAATATTCACCTACGTTGGCCTAATCAATTCTAACGATACTAATGGTGAACAAATCTGGGGTGGCAACAACGAAGTCGGCTTTGCAATCATGAACTCTGCTTCTTTTAATCTGAGATCCGATAAAGATGCCAGCTTTAAAGATCAGGAAGGTATTATCATGAAAAAAGCCCTGCAAACCTGTAAGACACTTGAAGATTTTGAAAATCTGCTTTCAAACCTTCCAAAACCAATGGGTTTGGAAGCCAATTTTGGTGTTATAGATGCAAAAGGTGGTGCAGCATATTTTGAGACCAATGATGAAGGCTTTGTGAAATTTGATGCTAACGATAAAAAAGTAGCCCCAAACGGATATATCATCAGAGCAAATTACTCGTTTACAGGTAGAGAAAACGAGGGCTATGGCTATATTCGTTATATGAATGCAGAAAAAGAATTCTTTGCAGCAGCAGGAACCAATCAACTTGATCCAACTTTCATTCTTAAAAACCAATGCCGTTCTCTTGAAAATTTCCTGACCGAAGTCGATGTAAAGTCCTATCAAAATTTATCTGAAAATCAGAATAACTTTATCGTTGTTAAAGACTGTATTAATCGTTATATCTCAACATCATCCTTTGTTATTCAGGGGGTAAAAGACAAGGAAGACCCCAAGTTAACTACCATGTGGACTTTGCTTGGTTTTCCTTTGGCATCAGTTGCCGTTCCAACCTGGAGCATAAAAAATGTTGACTTACCAGCAATACTATCTGCAAAACAAGACCAGAATGCTGAATTGTGCAGCAAAACCTTAGAACTCAAAAAAAGATTCTTTCCCGTAGCCAGAGGAGCAGGTGAAGATTATATGAATACGACAGCCGCCTACAACAAGGAGGAGACGGGTATTGTGCAAAAATTGGAAAAAACGGAGAACAAAATTCTTGAATTAAGTAAACTAAATCTTCAAAATTGGAGAAAAAATGGCCTCAATAAAAAAGAATTGGAAGCTTTCTACCAAAAAGTAGATGAACTTATCAATACCGATTATAAGACTCTATTTGATTTGTAAAAACATTAACTAATCACTAAAAGCCTTAAAACACAAAACACTCACTATTTTAGTGGGTGTTTTTTTGTAGATATCCATTGGGTTGATATGGCCTTTATATCAAAAACAAAGCCCACCTACCTTAATGTAGTTGCAAATATAAAATAATTTCAAACGTTTGCGCTATGTTTAACAACTTATTTTCAATGACTAACAAACTCCAAACTTATCACTAGTTTTGACTGTTGATTTTAAATCAAAGTACTGATGAAATCGCGACTAATAATTTGAAGTTTGATGTTTAAAATGGCTGTTCATTCACATGTTCAGCCATTTTTGATTCAAAAAAAAGGGTCTAAAACTTTGATATAAAACCAAAGTGAATTTTAGCCGATTTAAAGTCAACAGACTGCCCATCCTGCTTACCTAAAGCATAGTTTAAGGAAAACACCCCAGAGCCTGCTGAGAAATTAAAACCAAAACCATACCCAATAGGTCGATCAGAAAATATTTCATTCTGGACTTCTCGTTTATACCAAGCGTAATCACAAAAAAGATAAACACTCGTATTTCGACTTGGAACAAAACGAATTTCTTGTTTTGCAATTGCATATTTCGAGGCTCTAAAGGCATCTTCATTAAACCCTCTGATACTCTTCAGGCCTCCTAAACGGAATAAATCATTTTCAAAATAGTTTTTTCTTTCCATCCACGCCCCCATAGCTTGCCAATGATAAACAAATTTTGCCCCCAGAGGAATGTAATTATACAAACTCAACGAGGTTTCAAGAATACGTGTATTCAGCTCCATATCTTTATAAAGTTCATCAGAAATATTTCGGTTCTTTCTGATTCGATTTTGCCCACCAGCAATATCAAAAATCAGTTTCCATCCCCTAAGTGGATTATAGTATCTATCTAACTTCTCATATGTATACTGAAAACCCAGAAAATTTGATTTTGAATCGGCGAAATCAGGCAAAACAGTCAAACCCACGAATTGTTTAGTCGAGATTAATCTTGAAGCTTTCGACTGATAATATAACTTTAAATGACTGTTGCCCCCCTGTTGAAAGTTCAGACCCAATCTTAAATTCGTATTCACATAAGAACTATCCTGCTTCAACAATTGAAAAGCAAAATCAGCCCCTAAATTTGAATTAAAAATATAAGGATACTCGAAAGCAATTTTCAAATACTGGCTACTCTCCTCCAGTTTTCGCCAATTAAAATGAATGCGTTCCCCTCTATGAAAAGAGTTTACCAAAGCCAAATTAACCTCACCTGTAAGCTCAAACTTATCCGTCTTTTTGTTGTTCTGAAACCCTGCAATCCCATCGAATCGATTAGCCGATTGTTTCTTCAAATAATGATATACCTTAGCCTTTTCATCAAAAAATTCAAGCTCAGCAGGTTTAATTTCTGATACGAATTCAAGTTTGTCTATCAATGAAGAAATTGCTTCGAATTTTTCTTCACAATAAACCTCACCAGGCTTCATACCAAGATAATTTTCGATAAATTTTGGATGAATGAGAGCATTTCCCCTGATCAGCACACTATCCCAAACAACAACTTGATTAAGGTTTAAATTACAAGTGCCCCTAATTTCGCCATTGCTAATTTTAATTTCGGATAAATTTAAAGCTGCAAAAGGATAGCCATGATTCAGACAATACTCTAAAATTACTCCCTGCTTATCTACACCAGCATTAAACGAATATTCCTCAAATTGATTCAAACCAAAATTTAATTTACTTGAAGCAAGATTCTTATCAGAAACCAACTCTAAATTTTTCCAGACATAGGGTCTTCCCAGATGGAATACCGCAAAAAGTGTATCAGCAACTTTATAGGTACGATCCACATTTATCTCAAGATACCCATGCTCAATAAAATAAGACTTTAAGTTTTCAAGTTTTAACTTTAAGCCTGTTTCATCATCAAACCGGTAGCGCGCCAATTGCTTAGCTTGCTTCCTAAAAATTGAAATTTGACTTCCTGACACGTTGATATAATGGACCTGATTTTGCGAAAAAAGAAAACCAGTCTCCAAGATCAGGAACAAGATTAAAAAACTTATTCTTAGGGGATAATACAATTTAATGTTTGATGAGTCCATATAATATTTAAAGGAAGTAACGAATTCCTATGACCAAAATATAAGTCAAAAATGATTGATAATTTCTGTAGTTACAAGAATATCATTATCTTTTACGAATTATTGAACAAAATTGCTTTGTTTTTCTTAATAATCCTTGAGTCTAAACTAGAAATATTAAATTTGAGCCTGATTCGAAAAAAATAACATTATGAAAAAATTACTTTATGCACTATGCCTACTTCTTTTGGTAGGAACCGTTTTAAGTTCTTGTGCAACTGACAAAAAATGTCCTGCATATACTAAAGTAGAAACGCAAAAAACATTAAAAACGGTATAAAGAATAAAAAATCTCATCAAATGAGATTTTTTTTTGCCTTATTTTCACTTAATTGCAATCGTTAGAAATTTCAATAACAACCTGAAAAACAAGACCTAAACATGCCACCATCCTCAAAAAACACATGTTTTTTTTTCACTTTTTCCTCTCTTTTTCTTATTTATTTCTCTACTTTTGCCATTCAAGAAACAAAGGGTTTATAAATTAAAACTTTATACACAATGTCAAAGATTAAAATTGGTATTAACGGATTTGGCCGTATCGGACGTTTCGTATTCCGTCAGGCTGTTGCTAAAGGTAACATCGAAGTAGTAGCTATTAACGACCTTATTGATGTAGACTATATGGCCTACATGCTAAAATATGACTCAACTCACGGTAAATTTAACGGTGATGTTGAAGTTAAAGATGGTCAGTTAATCGTAAACGGAAATGTTGTACGTGTTACTGCTGAAAGAAATCCAGCTGACATTAACTGGGGTGCCGTAGGTGCTGAGTACGTAGTTGAATCTACAGGTCTTTTCCTAACTAAAGAAAGCGCTCAAGGTCATATTGACGCAGGTGCTAAGAAAGTGATCATGTCTGCTCCATCTAAGGATGATACTCCAATGTTCGTTATGGGTGTTAACAACAAAGACTACTCAAACGATATGACTTTCGTTTCTAACGCATCTTGTACAACTAACTGTTTAGCTCCTGTGGCTAAAGTATTGAACGACAAGTGGGGAATTATCGAAGGTTTAATGACTACTGTACACGCAACTACTGCAACTCAAAAAACTGTTGACGGTCCTTCTATGAAAGACTGGAGAGGTGGACGTGGTGCTGGTCAAAACATCATTCCTTCTTCTACTGGTGCTGCTAAAGCTGTAGGTAAAGTAATTCCTTCATTGAATGGTAAGTTAACTGGTATGTCTTTCCGTGTTCCTACTCCTGATGTATCTGTTGTTGACTTGACAGTTCGTCTTGAAAAAGGTGCTGACTATGCTGAAATTTGTGCAGCAATGAAAGAAGCTTCAGAAAACGAATTCAAAGGTATCTTAGGATATACTGAAGATGCTGTTGTTTCTAACGACTTTATCGGTGATACTCGTACTTCTATTTTCGATGCAACTGCAGGTATCCAATTGTCTCCAAACTTCGTAAAAGTTGTTACTTGGTACGATAACGAGATGGGATATTCTACTAAAGTATGTGAATTAATTCAGTACATGGATTCAGTAAAGTAATCTACTGAAAACAATATTTCAAAAAAGACTGTCTATTATAGACAGTCTTTTTTTTGCACTATTAAGAACTAAATCTCAGGAACAAAAAAAGCTTGCAGAAACACATTCTACAAGCTTAATATTCTTATCTGAAAGAAAGGCTCTTACTTGACTTCTAACTCTGTTAGATTCTCCATTTTCTTAGTCTCAAGAAACTCAGCAATGCCACACAAGTGTTCTTTCACCTTCTTATTACCAAATTCATATACCTTATCGACTAAACCATTTAGGAAGTCTCTATCGTGGGAAACAAGAATTAAAGTGCCGTCAAATGCCAACAAGGCATCCTTTAAAATATCCTTGGTTTTCAAGTCTAAATGATTGGTCGGCTCATCGAGAATCAACAAGTTAACTGGTTCCAATAACAGCTTAATCATTGCAAGACGGGTACGTTCTCCCCCCGAAAGCACTTTTACTTTCTTAGTTGAATTATCACCTCCAAACATAAAAGCGCCCAACATGTCTTTTATTTTGGTTCTAATATCACCAACTGCAACATCATCAATCGTCTGGAAAACCGTTAAATTTTCATCAAGTAGTGAGGCCTGATTTTGAGCAAAATAACCAATCATGGTATTGTGTCCAAGAGTCAGAGAACCATCATAATCAATCTCATCCATAATGGCCTTAACCAAGGTCGACTTTCCTTCTCCATTCCTTCCTACAAAAGCAACTTTCTCTCCACGCTCTATCGTAAACTTAGCATCCAAAAAAACGAGATTATCACCATAAGTTTTACCCAAACCATCTGCAATAACAGGATAATTCCCTGATCGAGGTGAAGGTGGAAATTTCAAACGCAAAGCCGATGTGTCTTCCTCATCAATCTCCACTAAAACCATTTTTTCAAGCATCTTTTCACGAGATGATACTTGATTGGTTTTTGAGTAAGTCCCTTTAAATCGATCGATGAAAGCCTGATTGTCAGCAATAATTTTTTGTTGCTCTTCAAAAGCCTTCTGCTGATGCAAGCGCCTGTCTTTTCTCAATTCCAGATACTCAGAATAATTCACCTTATAATCATAGATACGGCCCATAGTTACCTCAATGGTACGAGTCGTAATATTATCAACAAAAGCACGGTCGTGAGAAATCACAATCACAGCCTTACCCGAATTCATCAGAAAATTTTCCAACCATTGAATCGATTCAATATCCAGGTGATTGGTCGGCTCATCCAGAAGAATTAAATCGGGCTGTCGAAGGAGAATTTTAGCCAACTCAATACGCATACGCCATCCGCCACTAAATTCCGAAGTAGGACGAGCAAAATCTTCGCGCATAAAACCAAGCCCCAGCAATGTCTTCTCGACTTCAGCATCATAATTGATTTCTTCAATTGAATAAAACACCTCACTTAAAGCTGAAACACGTTCAATTAACTGATAGTATTCTTCAGATTCATAATCGGTACGTGAAGCCATCTCCAGATTCAACTCTTCGATTTCTTTTTCCATTTCAAAAATTCTGGAAAAAGCTTGTGAAGCTTCCTCAAATACGGTTCTCGTATTATCGGTCATCAAATGCTGAGGTAAATAAGCAATTACCGCATCCTTAGGCGCACCAATACGTCCTCGTGTAGGTTTGTCAGCACCAGCAATAATCTTCAATAAAGTCGATTTACCAGCTCCATTCTTCCCCATTAGGGCAATCCTATCCTTCTCATTTATAACAAAGGAAATATCTTTAAATAAGGTAGTGCCACCAAACTCTACCGCCAAACCATCAACTGAAATCATTCTTTTTATTTTTAAACCTGATCTTCATTTTTAAACACGATCAGTAAGCCATATTTATTTTCAAGCTGCAAAGATATAAGAGATCGTCAGAATCCAATTATCTCTTGAAAGATATTCAATGCTTTATGCAACTCTCTAATCAAAACTTATGACAAAAGTTGATAAAATTTCAGTCCCCGATAAGGAATTAGTCTGCATTTAAATCCATATTCCACCAGATTTCTCTTCATTGCTATTTTGTAGTGCCAATTTTTCTTTTACTTTTGTTCTCACAAAATGGAGAGGTGACAGAGTGGTCGATTGTGCGCGCCTGGAAAGCTCGTGTACCGCAAGGTACCGGGGGTTCGAATCCCTTCCTCTCCGCCAGTAAAAAAAGCATCAAGGTTCTAAAACCTTGATGCTTTTTTTTTATCAGCTTCCGAATAGTTAATCTTATTAGATTCCTATTCTTTACTAGAATATATATTTAATCCCTTACATATCACAACCATAACCATCGATAGGCTCTGAATTTAAAGGAATCAAAACAGATTCGCCATTCAGTGTATTTCCACTTGCAGATCCGGCAACACCTTTAAATATCATAGCTCTACACTTATCAGGATGTGTTACTACATTATTTTGAAGTGTCAGATTAGTCATATTTTTGAATATTAAATGACCATCTGTTAATGTGTTATCACGAATTTCCAAGTCAGCACCATCATACATATAAAAACCGCAATTAAAACATGTATTCTCGTATATCTGAGTAACATCATGATTCGTTTTAGGCTCACCATTCGAATACATAATAATACCATTATCCTTGTTTACAGCATCGGTAGCAACATGTATAATCTTATTAAAACGGATGATTTGTTCGGTATTATTGTAATAAACAATTCCAGGGCCTACATACGAATTGCCTTCGCCTTCTTCTAAAACATTGTCTTCAATAAGCAATTTCCTTGCATCAAAATTGACAATATCTCCGCCTTTATTATGATGAAAATAATTAGACAAAATTTTGATGTCTTCGCTAAAATAAATTTCACTTTCCACATCAATACCATATTGTGGCGCAACTCCATTGATATGGTGAATCTCGTTTTCTTCAATCAATACGTTTACACCACCTACGATAGAGACGCCTTGTCTTCTATTTTCAAAAATATTGTTTTTTCTAATTACAATATTCTTAACAAAAGAGCCTTCACCTTCATATCCTTGAAGAAGAATACCATCTCCTGTAGCCTTGCTTAACTCGACATTCTCAACCGTTACATTCTCACTTTCATTAATGATTGCAATCAAATGACCACCATCATGATAAACACTTCCATTTTTATTCGGTGTATATGTATGTTTATCTCTATCGCCTATTATTGTTCCACCAGAAATTACAACATTGGATTGTTTCTTAATTTCGATAACATAGTAATTCCATTTGTCATTCGGAGCCATTTCAATAATAGCATCTTTATCCAATAGGAATGCCATATTGCTTTTCAAATTAATCCCTCTTTGGAAAACTGCATTACCTAACTTCCCAATTAAATAATGTCCTGCTGGCAAATGAATCTTTCCATAACCTTCGGCAGAAGCCCAGTCAATGGCAGCTTGCAAGTTATCTGTCGTTTTTACAGGATCTGTACCATCATTAGGAATATCCCAACGCTCTAAATCAATAATATAATCTTTATCGGGAATTTGACTGTATGGCATCACAGTAATAGGGTCCTTTTCTCCAACCTCGGTACCCGTTTCAGTTTCGTTTTCATCCGGATCCGGAATCACTTCTTCAACTGGTGGTGTTAAAATTTCTTCTTCAATGCTAATAGCCTGATCACAGGCTGCAAATAAAATAGCGGAAATAAAATACAGATAAA
It encodes:
- a CDS encoding SDR family oxidoreductase gives rise to the protein MNKIALITGASAGIGEACALKLAENGFDLIIAGRRQKNLESLAKLIEEKFNKDVLSLCLDVRNYEDVERTINALPEKWKNIDVLVNNAGLAVGVSPIEQGIIDDWDRMIDTNVKGLLYVTRCVSPLMTARKKGLIVNISSIAGKEAYPGGNVYCGTKHAVEAITKGMRIDLLPHNIRVSSIAPGMVETEFSLVRFKGDENKAEQVYEGFSPLKAEDIADSLLFIATRPEHVSINDILIMPSAQASARDVNRK
- a CDS encoding BamA/TamA family outer membrane protein — encoded protein: MSGSQISIFRKQAKQLARYRFDDETGLKLKLENLKSYFIEHGYLEINVDRTYKVADTLFAVFHLGRPYVWKNLELVSDKNLASSKLNFGLNQFEEYSFNAGVDKQGVILEYCLNHGYPFAALNLSEIKISNGEIRGTCNLNLNQVVVWDSVLIRGNALIHPKFIENYLGMKPGEVYCEEKFEAISSLIDKLEFVSEIKPAELEFFDEKAKVYHYLKKQSANRFDGIAGFQNNKKTDKFELTGEVNLALVNSFHRGERIHFNWRKLEESSQYLKIAFEYPYIFNSNLGADFAFQLLKQDSSYVNTNLRLGLNFQQGGNSHLKLYYQSKASRLISTKQFVGLTVLPDFADSKSNFLGFQYTYEKLDRYYNPLRGWKLIFDIAGGQNRIRKNRNISDELYKDMELNTRILETSLSLYNYIPLGAKFVYHWQAMGAWMERKNYFENDLFRLGGLKSIRGFNEDAFRASKYAIAKQEIRFVPSRNTSVYLFCDYAWYKREVQNEIFSDRPIGYGFGFNFSAGSGVFSLNYALGKQDGQSVDFKSAKIHFGFISKF
- the gap gene encoding type I glyceraldehyde-3-phosphate dehydrogenase — its product is MSKIKIGINGFGRIGRFVFRQAVAKGNIEVVAINDLIDVDYMAYMLKYDSTHGKFNGDVEVKDGQLIVNGNVVRVTAERNPADINWGAVGAEYVVESTGLFLTKESAQGHIDAGAKKVIMSAPSKDDTPMFVMGVNNKDYSNDMTFVSNASCTTNCLAPVAKVLNDKWGIIEGLMTTVHATTATQKTVDGPSMKDWRGGRGAGQNIIPSSTGAAKAVGKVIPSLNGKLTGMSFRVPTPDVSVVDLTVRLEKGADYAEICAAMKEASENEFKGILGYTEDAVVSNDFIGDTRTSIFDATAGIQLSPNFVKVVTWYDNEMGYSTKVCELIQYMDSVK
- a CDS encoding ABC-F family ATP-binding cassette domain-containing protein; amino-acid sequence: MISVDGLAVEFGGTTLFKDISFVINEKDRIALMGKNGAGKSTLLKIIAGADKPTRGRIGAPKDAVIAYLPQHLMTDNTRTVFEEASQAFSRIFEMEKEIEELNLEMASRTDYESEEYYQLIERVSALSEVFYSIEEINYDAEVEKTLLGLGFMREDFARPTSEFSGGWRMRIELAKILLRQPDLILLDEPTNHLDIESIQWLENFLMNSGKAVIVISHDRAFVDNITTRTIEVTMGRIYDYKVNYSEYLELRKDRRLHQQKAFEEQQKIIADNQAFIDRFKGTYSKTNQVSSREKMLEKMVLVEIDEEDTSALRLKFPPSPRSGNYPVIADGLGKTYGDNLVFLDAKFTIERGEKVAFVGRNGEGKSTLVKAIMDEIDYDGSLTLGHNTMIGYFAQNQASLLDENLTVFQTIDDVAVGDIRTKIKDMLGAFMFGGDNSTKKVKVLSGGERTRLAMIKLLLEPVNLLILDEPTNHLDLKTKDILKDALLAFDGTLILVSHDRDFLNGLVDKVYEFGNKKVKEHLCGIAEFLETKKMENLTELEVK
- a CDS encoding right-handed parallel beta-helix repeat-containing protein translates to MKNLVYLYFISAILFAACDQAISIEEEILTPPVEEVIPDPDENETETGTEVGEKDPITVMPYSQIPDKDYIIDLERWDIPNDGTDPVKTTDNLQAAIDWASAEGYGKIHLPAGHYLIGKLGNAVFQRGINLKSNMAFLLDKDAIIEMAPNDKWNYYVIEIKKQSNVVISGGTIIGDRDKHTYTPNKNGSVYHDGGHLIAIINESENVTVENVELSKATGDGILLQGYEGEGSFVKNIVIRKNNIFENRRQGVSIVGGVNVLIEENEIHHINGVAPQYGIDVESEIYFSEDIKILSNYFHHNKGGDIVNFDARKLLIEDNVLEEGEGNSYVGPGIVYYNNTEQIIRFNKIIHVATDAVNKDNGIIMYSNGEPKTNHDVTQIYENTCFNCGFYMYDGADLEIRDNTLTDGHLIFKNMTNLTLQNNVVTHPDKCRAMIFKGVAGSASGNTLNGESVLIPLNSEPIDGYGCDM